In Bradyrhizobium sp. 200, the sequence CGCCCGCCATTCGACGGTGGGAGCGGTAGAATTGAAGGGGGCGAACCAGGCCTCCGCGGCCGGCTCCTTGCTGGCGGCCGCGCGGTTGGGCCCGACCGAGACGGTTTGGCGCAGGTCGTCTTCGCTGATCACTACCACCAGTCCCGATTTGCCGGGGCACACCTGCGTCGTGCTGCCGTTGGGGTCCCCGGGCTTGCCGACGGTGCGGCAGTCTTTCGGCGCTGATGACGTGTAGCTGCTGCTGAATGTTTGGGCGTTGGCTGGTGAAATCAGGCTAAACGCAGCCGCGAATAGCGCCGCGGCGGCCGGCACAATGACCTGGCGATGGGGGACGCATCTTATCTGCACTTTTAGCATGGAACCTCCACGATCAGACGTGTGCAATCTGGGGAAGGTTCATGGCAAAGGTGCGAAACACCTGACATTGCCGTGGAATCATCCTAGAAGAGCGACTTCGCAATTCGTCCTTCACGCGCGTGCAGTCATTCAATCGTCATGGCCACTATACCTTCGAGTAAACCCTATCGCGTCGGCCGCTCCCGTACCGGACTTGGTCTTTTCGCCACCAAGCCGATCAAGAAGGGCAGCAAGATCATCCGCTATTTCGGTCCGCTTCTGGATTCGAAGAAGAAAAAAGACGACGCGATCGAGAACAAGTACCTGTTCGAGCTGAACGACCGCTGGACCATCGACGGCTCGGTGCGCAAGAACATCGCCCGCTACATCAACCACGCCTGCAAGCCGAACGCGGAATCCGACGTCAAGCCCCGCAAGCGCAAAGTCATCATCCGCGCCATCAAGGACATCGAGCCGGGCGAGGAGATCAATTACGACTACGGCACCGACTATTTCAAAGCCTATCTGAAGCCGATCGGCTGCAAATGCGACGCGTGCGAGAAGAAGCGCAAGAAGCAGCGCGCCGAGGCGCGGGCGGAAAGGGCGCGTCTGAAGGCCAAGGCCGAGCGCAAGGCGCTGAAGAAGGCGGAGAAGCTGGCCAAGGAACAGCAGAAGGCCAAGGTGAAGGCCGACGCGAAGCTGAAGGAAAAATTGAAGGAAAAGGCGGAGCGGAAGTCGAAAAAGAAGCTCAAGCTGAACGGCCATGCCCTCAACGGCAAGTCACTCAATGGCAAGTCCCTCAACGGCAAGCCTCGCGCCGACAAGTCCCGCGCCGACAAGTCCCTCAATGGCAAGCATCTGAACGGCAACGGTCGAGTCAGGGTTGCCGGCAAAAAATCGAGCGTCAGCAAGCCGCCAGTTTCCGCGCCAGCGCCGGTCCTTGAGGTTCAGCCCGCTTCTATCCCGCCTGAGGTTCAGCCCACTGCTATCGTCCTCGAGGCTCAGCCTACCGCCGCCTGAAGCCTCATCCGCCGAGCTTATCCGCCGGCCTTGCGCACCGAGTTCGGCAGCGCCGAATCGCCGAAGTCGACCGCCGAGCGTTGAATGATCGCGCCCGTTTCGTCGACCACGACACGAAACCGCCGGTGTTCGGAGAAGAAGGTAAGGCGATGCCGCCCGGAGTCGGCTTCGACTCCGCGCTCGGCAAGGCTCGTGATCCTGCCCGCGCGCATCTCTTCCTGCAGCAGGGAGGGCGCCAGGCCGAGGCCTTCGGCGACGATGTTGGCGTCGATCTGCA encodes:
- a CDS encoding SET domain-containing protein, which translates into the protein MATIPSSKPYRVGRSRTGLGLFATKPIKKGSKIIRYFGPLLDSKKKKDDAIENKYLFELNDRWTIDGSVRKNIARYINHACKPNAESDVKPRKRKVIIRAIKDIEPGEEINYDYGTDYFKAYLKPIGCKCDACEKKRKKQRAEARAERARLKAKAERKALKKAEKLAKEQQKAKVKADAKLKEKLKEKAERKSKKKLKLNGHALNGKSLNGKSLNGKPRADKSRADKSLNGKHLNGNGRVRVAGKKSSVSKPPVSAPAPVLEVQPASIPPEVQPTAIVLEAQPTAA
- a CDS encoding DUF6522 family protein, encoding MTAATKHQVQGMKPIEFENGAVQIDANIVAEGLGLAPSLLQEEMRAGRITSLAERGVEADSGRHRLTFFSEHRRFRVVVDETGAIIQRSAVDFGDSALPNSVRKAGG